The nucleotide sequence gcaaaaaataacaattaaacgTAGTACACAATttggaaaataaaaaatttgacAGTAACTCAAACTGTACTGTAGATTAGATTGGTGGCCctatttaagctttaacaggagTCATACAAAATATGGTTAACGACCCGCTTACTTCTGTGACaacttaaatataatgtttaaaacaataaaattgcaGCGGCATGCACCGCCTTTTCGGTTCTGTAATCCCATTATCTTATTTTATTCTGAACCGCCtttttttaaacgtttgtatcaaatgctagacttttttttaccaaaacacgtCTTACGAAATCGAATCACTGGTCAGAgcgatttttttctgtttttttttctttctgctaatacattttattaaaagcgTATATTCAAGTAAAGCATACAAGtgctttataaaaaataagaaaaaaacatcgGGTCACCGaccttgttttgatttaattCACCATTAAATAACATCAACTTtcattaacagtgaaaaatatctaatagcgtcaaaataataaataacctatggcattggcaacatgtagatatatCGGTATATAAGCTTAGAtcatacatcatataccattaaATGAAACCACACACTACCTATCAAATGGAGTAATACACACTTTAAATTTTAAGAGATTGCATTTTGATGATTTTgaattttgataatttttaatgTGTATGATAAGCATACACATTAGAACTTGCTTACACTCTTAAATAGGATCTCAACAGCttaccaaaacaaaacaaaacaatcataccCTATTTAAGAAAGTTAGCCTTTGAAACTATCTTACTTATCTATTGTCACTTCAGCATCAATACGTGGGGGAACTGTTcgttttattgtatttgtaataatttacacacaaaaaacagaGTTCATTTAGAATGTAAATTAAGCATCATAACTTTATAACATTGTTAGTTTATTTAAACACGACAGTAAACATATTCTTCACATTGTTAGTTTATTTAAACACGACAGTAAACATATTCTTCAATTGTTAGTTTATTTAAACACGACAGTAAACATATTCTTCACATTGTTAGTTTATTTAAACACGACAGTAAACATATTCTTCACATTGTTAGTTTATTTAAACACGACAGTAAACATATTCTTCAAATTGTTAGTTTATTTAAACACGACAGTAAACATATTCTTCACATTGTTAGTTTATTTAAAAACGACAGTAAACATATTCTTCACATTGTTAGTTTATTTAAACACGACAGTAAACATATTCTTCACATTGTTAGTTTATTTAAACACGACAGTAAACATATTCTTCACATTGTTAGTTTATTTAAACACGACAGTAAACATATTCTTCACATTGTTAGTTTATTTAAACACGACAGTAAACATATACATCACATTGTTAGTTTATTTAAACACGACAGTAAACATATTCTTCACATTGTTAGTTTATTTAAACACGACAGTAAACATATTCTTCACATTGTTAGTTTATTTAAACACGACAGTAAACATATTCTTcacattgtttgtttatttaaacacgacagtaaataaaatattcttcttcttcttcttcttcttcttcttcttcttcttcttcttcttcttcttcttcttattattattattattagtagtagtagtagtagtagtagtagtagtagtagtagtagtagtagtagtagtagtagtagtagtagtagtagtagtagtagtagtagtagtagtagtagtagtagtagtagtagtagtagtagtagtagtagtagtagtagtagtagtagtagtagtagtagtagtagtagtagtagtagtagtagtagtagtagtagtagtagtagtagtttttggaaCGCCAATCAGTCCTTCCGGGCTTGAGATGGGTCGATCACATCCCTGCTATATAACAGagcctcgttctaggaaaacagggctttatgacaatcgggatacatcgactatctctggaatcctccggAAGATAGGAttaaagcaataaatcgtctgctgatccagagtgggctttatgcatgtctgcacatgttaatcaggtacgacacttttcgcttttatggaatttttgttgaAATATAGTATTTTCtaatcgaaaatcaagtttaggcggaaagtgttgtccctgataagcatgtgcggactgcacaggctaatatagtaCAATACAATCACAAGCATTAAGCTCGGTTTTCTTAGAACGAGGCTCGATTGTTAACTCAGATTATATTACTGTTGTTTCTTTCCGGGCTTAGCCTTTAATAACACAGCGAGGCGGTATATGAGCAGCATAATTGTGATGAAGTTTTTGATCACGAAGAAAAACAAGCTATGCGTGATTGTTTTGAAGTTAATTATGATGAACAGACGTATTGCCAGGAACGGGCCGTCTTGAAAGAGGAAGGCCAAGACAACTTCCGCTATATCGAAAATCTGCGAACTCGGTGCTGATTTCCGGTTTTCTCCCGCTTCGATGGACGGTGGAGACGAGTCGGCCACCGCATTCGAACGGTTTTTGGTTTTGGTAAGAACCGGAATAAACTGGATAAAACTGCTCGACCAGATGGCCAGCACAGCAATAGTGCTGGGAAAGTGCGTCTGCACGACGGGCAGGTCGAATAGCGCGTACAGCTCCATGATGTCGGAGGCGCTTGCCAGGAAGTTCATGAGTTGCTGCGACAGATTCTTGCCGGCCACGTCGTCGTTGAGCCAGCGGCCGACCAGCAGCACGTAGATGAGCGTCTCCTGTATGACGACTATCCACGTGGTCCCCTCGATATTCAACAAGTTGTCCTGGAGAATGCAAACACAACACGTGGTATTTAAGACTTCGGCTTCGAAAGCAGTAATGGGGAatgaaaaaacatgtttaatgttcatttgATACGTATAATATACAGTAGATAAACTGTATTGGGACACATGAActgaaaatatagaaaataattattgTCATCCTTTACGTGCGAAGTTTTACTTTTATACATTTGACTATGATAGTTACGTCATATTCGTTTTGACATTGGTACATATGTATATTCGATGACTATCATAGTAATGTCACGTTCGCTCTGATATTTGTACATTTGACTATGATATGTAAACACTTGACTAGGATAGTTATTTCACGTTCGCTGTGACATGTTTACATTTGGCTTTGAAAATCATGCCACAACCGATGTGACACTTGTATGTCTTACTATGATGTTATGTCGCGTTCGTAGTGACACttttatatttgaatatgatGGTAATGTCAAGTCCGATGTGACAATTGTACAATTGACTCTGATAAGTATGTCGCGGTCGCTGTGGCATTTGTACATTTTACTATGTTAGTAGTGTCACGTACGTTCGTAGTGAACTTTATACATTTTACTATGACATTTACgtcactttattttttatatttgtacttTCGCTTTGGTATTTGTACATTTGACTATGATATGTATACACTTGACAATGCTTGTAATGTtactttcattttgaaattaGTACATTTGACTATGTATGTTGGAAATTGAAAATTCCGACATGTCGGAAAACTACCGGTATGTTCACTTCAGACATGTCGGAAAACTACCGGTATGTTCACTGCAGATATGTCGGAAAACTACCGGTATGTTCACTCaattatttgagcctcgctcttgaACAACGGGATTGAATGTATGTTAAATTTTTTAATGTGAACAcccagattaacatgtgtagTCCGCAGGagcgacactttctgccttgactggattttcgataataaataataaataagaaaaataccacacatgcggaaagtgtcgtccctgatgagtctGTTCGAACTTCATATGCTCATGAAGGACgccacttttcgcacatgcattaaaccccgttttcctagagcgacgCTCAATTTAATCCGGCGTCTTACCAGGGTGCTGCCTTCGGAGCCGGTAGTGTTCTGAGTCGGCTGCTCAGACCGCGCGACGTCATACTGGTGCAGTTGCAGCAGCCAGATAGCAGGGAGTAGTAGCAGAAGGTACACAACAAAACTGGGGCGCCATCTGAAACATGGGACACGTTTGTGCGGACAGCGAGAACAAGCAAACACACACCCGACTTGTTTATGGTTGTATCTACCATATTCTGGTGGCTAATGCTGTTTTCTTTTATCTGGGTATCGACCGCTGAAATATCGCCTGGATCACTGTACTATTGTGTTACTTTCACAAGATTAATAGTCGCACAGTTATGCATATTCATTGACGCTTCATCGGGCAAAGGCAGAAGAACATTTCCTTAGGGCCTTATAGTTATGTTCGTCTTTAGTGTACATGTTTACTTTGAGGAATAAGAACTTCTATTTGAACTTTTAGCTACTGATTGAATAAggtgtaaaataattttattgattCCATAATTACGTAAGAATCCGATGAGATTTATGGTTAGTCTGCAGTTATACGGGTCATACAAGCATACTCTAGTTGTCGTTCAATCTGTCACGAGCGCCACACGATCGTAGtctttctctgtatttttttgcGATTTTGGGGGATtatacgttttatttatataacgacgactagccgaaatattggaGAGGCGGCCGCCGCCCCTGCCTACCCATTACCTACGTCCCTGCAAAGAACACGAGTCTAAGATAAGCAAGCGCCTGTGTAGACAATTATTCAACACAATTCGACATTAAATAGTTTTGTTACTGGTATTTTTAACCAGCAAGCAACTATGTATATTTTCACATATGAATTTTAAATACGATACCTGCTCTGCTTTCTAACGTTCCATTTCTTTATGGAGAAAAATATTTCGACAGCCCAGATCACGTTGCCAGCGACGAGCGCCCAAAACCTGTGGTCCCCGCGCGATATCACGACGCGCCATGCTGACAGCACGCTGTGAAGGATCATCATCGCGCGCAGCACGAACTTTTTAAGCAGCGGTTTCAGCCTTGTCTTGCCAAAACAAGTGGTCGTTATGTTTGTAGGTGCGGTATTCGCATTTTCATCCACACTTTTGCGACACGTCGGTGGGAAATGTTCGCCCTCTTCATACTTTTCATCTTTGTGGTTTGCAGTTTCATCGGTGGCTGTTTCAGCAATATCGTCCATTTCTTTGGACTGTTTCGTGTCTGCGGAGTCATCCATTTTTAACTGTTATCTTTATCCGTTACTTGAACACCTTTATTTTACTTATCCTAAACCGCAATAGACGGCACAATCATAAAGTCGACAACTTTAGTTCAaacattttcaagttttaaatttcaaattgcTGTCCTTCGATCTTTGTGAATAGTTTTAAAACGAAATTATATTTAACGAGCTCTAATTCACAACTGACTACCGGcagaaataatataaatatcatcGATACAGCTTACCCATTGGATTTGCATTCCTTAATTATGATATAAAATACGGTTTAATAGTATCAGACCGATTGGTCATTGAAGGTCAATACATGTTTATAGTTACTCATTTTCATGAGCTCTTTGTACAAAGTTTTTCATTGCGCAATTAGAAAAAGAAATCCGAACGTCTATAATATTTAATCAGAATGATTTAATCAGATTGTAGAATTGACAGTTAAAGTGacttgttcaaaatttgtttaaatgaatatttaaaaaatagttgaTATAGCCTCAAAAACAATTGTATACATTATGTTAAAAATAAgcgaaataaaacacaaaatggtAAAAATATTGGTACATTCATAGATGATCATCATTCTAAATCGaataaataacaagcaaattcgttgaattgatatcccccgccaatatacttctgggcacaaaagttttctggacggatggacaaggcCAACGTGCATcctcctcttatccatatatatactcataccaagtttcaatgaaattcgtcAAAGagctttcaagatatggctccggatacaCAGAAAAGCATTTTttctcaagatacaaagggccataactctgttattatccaatggtgtacaatgccatttggcgtgcatcatcctctaatccatatatatactcataccaagtttcaatgaaatccgtcaaagcattcccaagatatggctccggacacaaaaaaacatttttcaagatacaaagggccctAACTCCGttttaaacagatggtgtacaatgccatgtGGCGTGcaccatcctcttatccatatatatactcataccaagtttaaatgaaatccaccaaagcacttccaagatatggctccggacacaaaagtgacggacggacggacggaaacaTGGAagaacggaaagacggacggacggatggacggacaacgccaaaacaatatccatccgcctATGGGTTTGTGTTAAGTCcgtaaattttattgttttgaaccGAAAAGCATTATACATGACTTCACTTTCGGTCTGTAATGGCGTTTGATGTGAAAACCCATGGATTCAATTGACACGACGCGTGTGTATATTTTTGTCTAAGTTAATTTCTCAAAACAGAATAAGTTCTCCATGAAACACACGTGGTAATAACAATCACTAGAACTACACATGACTTTTCCGTGGACATCAGTTTAAATCGGGACCGTAACACACACATTTGAACCACAATATAGGTCTGTGATTTATTATGACCGACAAAAGTACCAATAATAGGGATTATCATATTGATACGAACCAACAAGCGACGTAGCTGTCTAACCTAGGTTTTCACtttaatcaaagatctatcaactttatggatagatctttgatattacttgtatatctattttattttattgtttacatagtTTCATATACAGTATCAAATGTTTTCAATTTGCAGAtgcaaaatcataaaatatcagACAGGAATAAAGCCATCGTTTACGCTGAAGTAAAGCTTTATAACACCAGATGACGGAGCGCGGCTTGATTAAATTTTAGTTCAAGCAGACATGTATCTACCCGATGTTATTTATAAGATCTCTGCTGCGATGATGCTACATACTGATATTGCTGTTACTAAATAGATCTCTGTTGCGACGATGCTACATACTGTAATTGGTGTTATTTAATAGGTATCTGCTACGACGATGCTACATATTGTAATTGGTGTTACTTAATAGATCTCTGTTGCGATGTTAATTCAGACTTAATTGGTGTCACTTAATAGGTCTCTGCTACGACGATGCTACATACTGTAATTGGTgttacttaatatatatatatatatatatatatatatatatatatatatatttaagaaatagtaaaccccactgtggtccctatggcattatagtgaccagccaggcagccacaaaccgtatatggaccgaagccgtaggcatTAGATAAGCGTATACATTCAGACATGGCGAAAAGTAAAACAGATACAGAAaagcaagagatgtgttcgtcagaaatacaatgccccctactgcgccgctttgatttttttatcatttggcaagtacagataatttttacaagggggaagtaatatttttttaaagggataaaaaaaaaactacttcccttgtaaaaatgatctgtaactgccaaatgataaatagaaattatctccctttaaagcttgttacttcccttggatttgtttttttacctttgaccttgaatgatgatcttgaccttgacctttcaccactcaaaatgtgcagctccatgagtttaacatgcatgccaaatatcaagttgcaatcttcaatattgcaaaagttatggctaatgttaaagttttcgaacggacagacgccatatatttgacctttgaccttgaaagatgacattgacctttcaccaattaaattgttcagctccatgagatacacatgcatgccaaatatcaagttgctatcttcaatgtcgcaaaagttatgaccaataaagttttcggacgggcggacagactgactgactgacagttcaactgctatatgccaccctaccaggggcataacaaGTACAAgaatttaaagatgaaattaaaACAGATTTAAAGTGTCTTCAAGAACATATTGATGGATTCGCTGGATCTAAACATGGTACAAAATTGAATCTATGCATTGTTATCTCCCTCAAAGAGAAAATGAAAATGTGAATGAGATCGTCTCCGATTTAATCACTGATGGACTTTAACTGCGTGACGTAAGCTTCAAGTCAGCTGTGCGAAAACAATCAAGCAACAATAAACCACGTATAGTAATCTTGACCTGTTACACGCAGAAAGATCGTGAAACAATCTTGAAATGTAAAAGTGATCTGAAAGACgtctttaaataatataaaaaaaaacgtctACATTTATACTGATCAACCAAAGAATACACGCAAGAGTCAACAATAACAACTTAAAACTACTTCTTTACTTCTTAACTCACTGGGTGTGTTCGGCTTAATAGTACGAGGCTCCCGTCTTGTGGAAACGAGTTCCAGCAGTGAAAATCCAGATAATGTGCTTTCGAGTGGGTCTTATCATCGAGATTCAAATAGTGttcgggggcataataatcaCCCTCGTAATAATAAAAGTGCACGGGTGCAATACTTATAATAGTGGTAGTGCTAGTCACTACAGGAAATGTAGTGTTCATAGAAGTGCAAATGATTTGTATTATCATAGGGATACATATCACAACATGGGTAGGAGGAATGGTTACAACTCGCATCACAGATCATCTGACAAAGACTATGACACTCACAGAGAAGATCGCAATTGTGAACACAGAGATGTCAGGCACATACACGACTGGCACCACCAAGATAACCGAAACAGAAGAGACTCTCATTATGATGTTAGCAGAGACAGAGTATCTCAATCTCAAAATAACAGCTCTTATTATAGAAAATTAAATGTAGGTTTTTGGAATGTAAACAGTTGGTgtgaatataaaatgttaatattttcagtttcgTGAAACTTGTATAAAAAGTATCGACTTAGATATTGTTTGTGTCGCTGAAACTTATTTACAGAAATAACGCAATATCAGGCTCAGGGGGGAGTCTGTATTTagtaaagaaaaaatattgttgaattaTACCATTTGTATGTTGGAAGATTCTTATGAAGGTAtcatttgattttcttttaaagatAAAATACTGAACACTGTTTATAATGTTTTTGCGGTTTACTTACCACCACAAGGTTCAAGTAGATATGTAAATTCTCAAGAATTCTCTGACCATCTGCTCACAAATATATACGCATTCAAAGCCTATGTAAATTTGAACTATGCGGAGATTTTAACAACCGTATTGCTGATATGTTTGACTTCATAGAAGGGATTGATGATGAAaaggaaataaatgttgttgattATAATAAAAACCTGTTTGGagaatattttattaagttttaactGTAACTGTTGTGTACTGAACGGCCGTAATTTTGTATCAAATGATTCTACTTTTGTATCCACACGTGGATTATCAGTGGTTGATTACATTGTTGTTTCTTACGAACACTAGAGTTGTACTGTAATTTTTTGGTAACTAGATCGACAGATCTTTACAATGAAAATGATGGAATTGAGGCAAGAATGGTTCCAGCTCACTCTATTTTATCTTGCAGGTATAATATATGTCAATTAGAAAATAGAAactatttttccaatgtgtatgtaaaTAACCCCCTGTTTTAAACAAACGTTTAAAATAATATGATGTTGGTAATATCCCAAATACTTTTTGTAATAATCTTAAAGATAATGAAATTTTGGAGTCAGTAGAAAATTTAGATACCTCTTAtagaaatcattgtaatttagATTCCATTTATATTGAATTTTGTAATGTATTGAATAAGATATGCAAGAAAATCTACCTTGCAAAAATATTGTTGTAGAATTTGGTGTTTCTAATAAACGAAGACGAATAAAAAAGCAATGGTGTAATTAAGAATTACATGAATTATGGAATGAAATGTGTAAAGCAGAGAAGCAATGGCGTAAATGCAACACTTCTTTAAAGGCAAGATTTAAACACTCCTTTGTAAGTAAACGTAAACATTTTGATCGAATCGTCCAGAAAAGAAAAAGGTCGTATTGGTTATCTGTACAAGAATTATTAACTCAAGCTAAGAGCAATTCGAATGTTTTTTGGAAGTCTATAGGAAGGGCTGGTATATGAGATAATAGAAATAATGATATACCTATATAGATTGTTAACCCTAATAGAAAAATTTCGCATGATACAGATACAGTATTTAGTAAATGGAAAAATGatttttcttctttatataacTCGTGCAATGATTCGATTATTGATAACGTACCTCTTGATGTTCATTAGACAATAGAACCGGATGCTGAAAATAGTAGTATTGTAGAAGATTTAAGCTTACCTGACGTAAAACGAGCTGTATTAGATATTAAAAGAAATAGAGCTGCTGGTGTTGATGAAATTCGgggaagtttaaaaaaatgaaaatattatttcatttttgcaTAAATTATTCCAAACTTTAGCATTACCAAAGTTATGGAATAAAACTTTCATACGTCAAAGTCCAAAATGTTCTACAAGTGATCCAAAAGATCCGTTATCGTACTGAGAAATTGCCATCACACCTGTTGTTTATAAGATTATTTGTTCTCTTCTAAATAAAAGACTAGATATGTGGTGCagtaaaaatgatattttgtatGAAGGTCAGAATGGCTTTAAAAAGAACAGAAGTACTGTAAATCATATACAATCTCTGACTAACATTATTGATACTTGGAAAAAGCGTACAATTAGAGCAAAGACTCTGTTTCCACTGTAAGAATACTGTTGAGGATGAGGTTCATGTATTATTACACTGTCCTCTTTATAACTCATTAAGTGTAGAACTTCTGCAAGCAACcaatataattaataatgattttGATAACTTATCTGCTGTTGATAAAGTTGGATTTATATTATCTAATGCTGACATAGCAATAGGTGTGCCAAAACCTGCTATAATGTCTTTAATCAAAGAAAATTAACTCTTAGtcaatgataattaattattccCTTGTTAGTTTTGTATATAACTTGTAGTATTGTAACTTTAACAGCTATGCCTAGTGTTTAAGTGTTAATAAAATGCTAAATTGTTTTACTAATGTACTTGTTTTAGCTCTTGCCTAAATTTACCTTGttaattaaactgttttttgATTTTATCAAACACTTTTCattattttacatccattttgAGAACGTAAGGCATTAGCCTCATTATTCAGATTCAGTGTTTAACAACTCATTTTAAGGCAGCTTTTAACTACACGATAAACAAGGATACTTTAGATTTTACCTGTATGatatgtatataaagtgaaaCCTATGGATCACTATGCATTATTGAGATTAATGAGTATGTCATGTTATTTAAGTCTCTTGTAAATCTTTTAGCTTGGCAATGTAATGCATTTTAATTTGCGATATTTATGTAATGTTATACTGTGTATattgatgagactataataaaaatataataaaagattGCTAGAAATAAGCATACACATTAGACATTgcgtttttttctcatttatttctcACATTTCTTTACACTGTAGTATACATCGATAGTTACCAGAAAACGGAATACATAAGAAAgtgttt is from Dreissena polymorpha isolate Duluth1 chromosome 14, UMN_Dpol_1.0, whole genome shotgun sequence and encodes:
- the LOC127857210 gene encoding transmembrane protein 26-like, whose product is MDDSADTKQSKEMDDIAETATDETANHKDEKYEEGEHFPPTCRKSVDENANTAPTNITTTCFGKTRLKPLLKKFVLRAMMILHSVLSAWRVVISRGDHRFWALVAGNVIWAVEIFFSIKKWNVRKQSRWRPSFVVYLLLLLPAIWLLQLHQYDVARSEQPTQNTTGSEGSTLDNLLNIEGTTWIVVIQETLIYVLLVGRWLNDDVAGKNLSQQLMNFLASASDIMELYALFDLPVVQTHFPSTIAVLAIWSSSFIQFIPVLTKTKNRSNAVADSSPPSIEAGENRKSAPSSQIFDIAEVVLAFLFQDGPFLAIRLFIIINFKTITHSLFFFVIKNFITIMLLIYRLAVLLKAKPGKKQQ